From Scleropages formosus chromosome 1, fSclFor1.1, whole genome shotgun sequence, a single genomic window includes:
- the dcaf8 gene encoding DDB1- and CUL4-associated factor 8 isoform X3, with product MADSDGKPTLLNGGSEDPEEGKKSEGNTSESADGQEHPNTATKETAPSSEAVQEGQNDSVPEPERERHQEQDNDEEGEDTDSMDGSGLYSLTEEPERESDGGRAVGNRKKQEKERQGSEAREARKRQRERERPAGGASHHSSSSDDDDDDDDNDEEEDEEEEEEEEDEEAMEAWLGADVQELSFPKWRAVPSLRAREIGQGAQFVRRVCGARGLVQRLELQFRLERHAGCVNTLHFNPSGTRLASGSDDLRVVVWDWARRRAELEFDSGHKSNVFQAKFLPHSGDSTLAMCARDGQIRVAELSATQRCKNTKRVAQHKGAAHKLALEPDSPCSFLSAGEDAVVFGIDLRLDRPATKLVVVKEGDKKVGLYTIFVNPANTHHFAVGGRDQYVRIYDQRKINENENNGVLKKFCPSHLVSSETKTNITCLVYSHDGTELLASYNDEDIYLFDSSHSDGADYRRRYKGHRNNATVKGVNFYGPNSEFVVSGSDCGHIYLWDKNSARIVQFMEGDKGGVVNCLEPHPHLPVLATSGLDHDVKLWAPTAEAPTGLKGLKELMKKNKRERDEDSMRHGDQYDTQLLWFLMRHMRHRRPQRARRGEAGDGDTDESWSSADSSEEEDMGPDHVQCMSS from the exons ATGGCAGACAGTGATGGCAAACCCACTCTCCTAAATG GTGGCTCAGAGGACccagaggaggggaaaaagtcTGAGGGTAATACTTCTGAATCTGCAGATGGGCAGGAACACCCCAACACAG CTACAAAGGAAACGGCGCCCTCTTCTGAGGCAGTGCAGGAAGGCCAAAATGACTCTGTCCCAGAGCCGGAACGAGAGAGGCACCAGGAGCAAGATAACGATGAGGAGGGCGAGGACACAGACAGCATGGATGGTAGTGGGTTATACTCCCTGACGGAggagcctgagagagagagtgacgGAGGAAGGGCTGTGGGGAACAGGAAGaagcaggagaaagagagacaaggaaGCGAGGCTCGGGAGGCGCGGAAAAGGCAAAGGGAACGAGAGCGACCAGCAGGTGGAGCCTCGCACCACTCCTCCAGCTcggatgacgatgatgatgatgatgacaacgatgaggaggaggatgaggaggaggaggaggaagaagaggatgaggaagCAATGGAGGCCTGGCTGGGGGCAGATGTGCAGGAGCTGTCGTTTCCCAAGTGGAGGGCGGTGCCCTCCCTTCGAGCGAGGGAGATCGGGCAGGGGGCACAGTTTGTGCGGCGGGTGTGTGGGGCACGGGGTCtagtgcagcggttagagctgcagttCCGCCTGGAGAGACATGCGGGATGCGTCAACACCCTGCACTTCAACCCTTCCGGCACACGGCTGGCATCTGGCAGCGACGATCTCCGTGTGGTGGTGTGGGACTGGGCCAGACGCAGGGCTGAGCTGGAGTTTGACAGCGGACACAAGAGTAATGTCTTTCAG GCAAAGTTCCTACCCCATAGTGGGGACTCTACACTGGCCATGTGTGCCAGAGATGGTCAGATCCGAGTGGCAGAGCTGTCTGCCACACAGCGCTGCAAGAACACCAAGAGAGTGGCACAGCACAAGGGAGCGGCACACAAG TTGGCCTTGGAGCCAGATTCCCCTTGCTCCTTCCTGTCTGCGGGGGAGGATGCTGTTGTCTTCGGTATTGACCTTCGCCTTGACCGACCAGCCAC TAAGCTGGTTGTTGTGAAGGAAGGGGATAAGAAAGTTGGACTCTACACCATCTTTGTGAATCCAGCCAACACACACCACTTTGCTGTAGGTGGCAGAGACCAGTATGTCAG gaTATATGACCAGAGAAAgatcaatgaaaatgaaaataatggtgTGCTAAAGAAATTCTGTCCCTCCCACCTTGTGTCCAGTGAGACCAAGACCAATATCACCTGTCTGGTCTACAGCCACGATGGCACAG AGCTGTTAGCCAGCTACAATGATGAAGACATCTACCTGTTTGACTCCAGCCATAGCGATGGCGCGGACTACCGCAGGCGATACAAAGGCCACCGCAACAACGCTACAG TGAAGGGAGTGAATTTCTATGGCCCCAACAGCGAGTTTGTGGTGAGCGGCAGCGACTGCGGCCACATCTACCTGTGGGACAAGAACTCAGCCCGAATTGTCCAGTTCATGGAGGGGGACAAAGGAGGAGTG GTGAACTGTCTGGAACCCCACCCTCACCTGCCTGTCTTGGCCACCAGTGGCCTGGATCATGATGTGAAGCTCTGGGCCCCCACTGCAGAGGCCCCAACTGGACTTAAGGGCCTGAAAGAG ttgatgaagaaaaacaaacgtgAGCGTGACGAAGACAGCATGCGGCATGGCGATCAGTACGACACACAACTGCTCTGGTTCCTCATGAGACACATGCGACACAGGAGGCCACAGAGG GCTCGCCGTGGGGAGGCCGGGGACGGGGACACAGACGAGTCATGGAGTTCAGCGGACTCCTCAGAAGAAGAGGACATGGGCCCCGATCACGTGCAGTGCATGTCCTCCTGA
- the dcaf8 gene encoding DDB1- and CUL4-associated factor 8 isoform X1, whose translation MKTFTCEIGKRGTGSLPWKRGTQSNRMADSDGKPTLLNGGSEDPEEGKKSEGNTSESADGQEHPNTATKETAPSSEAVQEGQNDSVPEPERERHQEQDNDEEGEDTDSMDGSGLYSLTEEPERESDGGRAVGNRKKQEKERQGSEAREARKRQRERERPAGGASHHSSSSDDDDDDDDNDEEEDEEEEEEEEDEEAMEAWLGADVQELSFPKWRAVPSLRAREIGQGAQFVRRVCGARGLVQRLELQFRLERHAGCVNTLHFNPSGTRLASGSDDLRVVVWDWARRRAELEFDSGHKSNVFQAKFLPHSGDSTLAMCARDGQIRVAELSATQRCKNTKRVAQHKGAAHKLALEPDSPCSFLSAGEDAVVFGIDLRLDRPATKLVVVKEGDKKVGLYTIFVNPANTHHFAVGGRDQYVRIYDQRKINENENNGVLKKFCPSHLVSSETKTNITCLVYSHDGTELLASYNDEDIYLFDSSHSDGADYRRRYKGHRNNATVKGVNFYGPNSEFVVSGSDCGHIYLWDKNSARIVQFMEGDKGGVVNCLEPHPHLPVLATSGLDHDVKLWAPTAEAPTGLKGLKELMKKNKRERDEDSMRHGDQYDTQLLWFLMRHMRHRRPQRARRGEAGDGDTDESWSSADSSEEEDMGPDHVQCMSS comes from the exons ATGAAAACTTTTACATGTGAGATAGGTAAAAGAGGTACAG gcTCTCTTCCTTGGAAGAGAGGGACTCAGAGCAACAGAATGGCAGACAGTGATGGCAAACCCACTCTCCTAAATG GTGGCTCAGAGGACccagaggaggggaaaaagtcTGAGGGTAATACTTCTGAATCTGCAGATGGGCAGGAACACCCCAACACAG CTACAAAGGAAACGGCGCCCTCTTCTGAGGCAGTGCAGGAAGGCCAAAATGACTCTGTCCCAGAGCCGGAACGAGAGAGGCACCAGGAGCAAGATAACGATGAGGAGGGCGAGGACACAGACAGCATGGATGGTAGTGGGTTATACTCCCTGACGGAggagcctgagagagagagtgacgGAGGAAGGGCTGTGGGGAACAGGAAGaagcaggagaaagagagacaaggaaGCGAGGCTCGGGAGGCGCGGAAAAGGCAAAGGGAACGAGAGCGACCAGCAGGTGGAGCCTCGCACCACTCCTCCAGCTcggatgacgatgatgatgatgatgacaacgatgaggaggaggatgaggaggaggaggaggaagaagaggatgaggaagCAATGGAGGCCTGGCTGGGGGCAGATGTGCAGGAGCTGTCGTTTCCCAAGTGGAGGGCGGTGCCCTCCCTTCGAGCGAGGGAGATCGGGCAGGGGGCACAGTTTGTGCGGCGGGTGTGTGGGGCACGGGGTCtagtgcagcggttagagctgcagttCCGCCTGGAGAGACATGCGGGATGCGTCAACACCCTGCACTTCAACCCTTCCGGCACACGGCTGGCATCTGGCAGCGACGATCTCCGTGTGGTGGTGTGGGACTGGGCCAGACGCAGGGCTGAGCTGGAGTTTGACAGCGGACACAAGAGTAATGTCTTTCAG GCAAAGTTCCTACCCCATAGTGGGGACTCTACACTGGCCATGTGTGCCAGAGATGGTCAGATCCGAGTGGCAGAGCTGTCTGCCACACAGCGCTGCAAGAACACCAAGAGAGTGGCACAGCACAAGGGAGCGGCACACAAG TTGGCCTTGGAGCCAGATTCCCCTTGCTCCTTCCTGTCTGCGGGGGAGGATGCTGTTGTCTTCGGTATTGACCTTCGCCTTGACCGACCAGCCAC TAAGCTGGTTGTTGTGAAGGAAGGGGATAAGAAAGTTGGACTCTACACCATCTTTGTGAATCCAGCCAACACACACCACTTTGCTGTAGGTGGCAGAGACCAGTATGTCAG gaTATATGACCAGAGAAAgatcaatgaaaatgaaaataatggtgTGCTAAAGAAATTCTGTCCCTCCCACCTTGTGTCCAGTGAGACCAAGACCAATATCACCTGTCTGGTCTACAGCCACGATGGCACAG AGCTGTTAGCCAGCTACAATGATGAAGACATCTACCTGTTTGACTCCAGCCATAGCGATGGCGCGGACTACCGCAGGCGATACAAAGGCCACCGCAACAACGCTACAG TGAAGGGAGTGAATTTCTATGGCCCCAACAGCGAGTTTGTGGTGAGCGGCAGCGACTGCGGCCACATCTACCTGTGGGACAAGAACTCAGCCCGAATTGTCCAGTTCATGGAGGGGGACAAAGGAGGAGTG GTGAACTGTCTGGAACCCCACCCTCACCTGCCTGTCTTGGCCACCAGTGGCCTGGATCATGATGTGAAGCTCTGGGCCCCCACTGCAGAGGCCCCAACTGGACTTAAGGGCCTGAAAGAG ttgatgaagaaaaacaaacgtgAGCGTGACGAAGACAGCATGCGGCATGGCGATCAGTACGACACACAACTGCTCTGGTTCCTCATGAGACACATGCGACACAGGAGGCCACAGAGG GCTCGCCGTGGGGAGGCCGGGGACGGGGACACAGACGAGTCATGGAGTTCAGCGGACTCCTCAGAAGAAGAGGACATGGGCCCCGATCACGTGCAGTGCATGTCCTCCTGA
- the dcaf8 gene encoding DDB1- and CUL4-associated factor 8 isoform X2: MLYLSIPSVGSLPWKRGTQSNRMADSDGKPTLLNGGSEDPEEGKKSEGNTSESADGQEHPNTATKETAPSSEAVQEGQNDSVPEPERERHQEQDNDEEGEDTDSMDGSGLYSLTEEPERESDGGRAVGNRKKQEKERQGSEAREARKRQRERERPAGGASHHSSSSDDDDDDDDNDEEEDEEEEEEEEDEEAMEAWLGADVQELSFPKWRAVPSLRAREIGQGAQFVRRVCGARGLVQRLELQFRLERHAGCVNTLHFNPSGTRLASGSDDLRVVVWDWARRRAELEFDSGHKSNVFQAKFLPHSGDSTLAMCARDGQIRVAELSATQRCKNTKRVAQHKGAAHKLALEPDSPCSFLSAGEDAVVFGIDLRLDRPATKLVVVKEGDKKVGLYTIFVNPANTHHFAVGGRDQYVRIYDQRKINENENNGVLKKFCPSHLVSSETKTNITCLVYSHDGTELLASYNDEDIYLFDSSHSDGADYRRRYKGHRNNATVKGVNFYGPNSEFVVSGSDCGHIYLWDKNSARIVQFMEGDKGGVVNCLEPHPHLPVLATSGLDHDVKLWAPTAEAPTGLKGLKELMKKNKRERDEDSMRHGDQYDTQLLWFLMRHMRHRRPQRARRGEAGDGDTDESWSSADSSEEEDMGPDHVQCMSS; this comes from the exons ATGCTATATTTGAGTATCCCATCTGTCg gcTCTCTTCCTTGGAAGAGAGGGACTCAGAGCAACAGAATGGCAGACAGTGATGGCAAACCCACTCTCCTAAATG GTGGCTCAGAGGACccagaggaggggaaaaagtcTGAGGGTAATACTTCTGAATCTGCAGATGGGCAGGAACACCCCAACACAG CTACAAAGGAAACGGCGCCCTCTTCTGAGGCAGTGCAGGAAGGCCAAAATGACTCTGTCCCAGAGCCGGAACGAGAGAGGCACCAGGAGCAAGATAACGATGAGGAGGGCGAGGACACAGACAGCATGGATGGTAGTGGGTTATACTCCCTGACGGAggagcctgagagagagagtgacgGAGGAAGGGCTGTGGGGAACAGGAAGaagcaggagaaagagagacaaggaaGCGAGGCTCGGGAGGCGCGGAAAAGGCAAAGGGAACGAGAGCGACCAGCAGGTGGAGCCTCGCACCACTCCTCCAGCTcggatgacgatgatgatgatgatgacaacgatgaggaggaggatgaggaggaggaggaggaagaagaggatgaggaagCAATGGAGGCCTGGCTGGGGGCAGATGTGCAGGAGCTGTCGTTTCCCAAGTGGAGGGCGGTGCCCTCCCTTCGAGCGAGGGAGATCGGGCAGGGGGCACAGTTTGTGCGGCGGGTGTGTGGGGCACGGGGTCtagtgcagcggttagagctgcagttCCGCCTGGAGAGACATGCGGGATGCGTCAACACCCTGCACTTCAACCCTTCCGGCACACGGCTGGCATCTGGCAGCGACGATCTCCGTGTGGTGGTGTGGGACTGGGCCAGACGCAGGGCTGAGCTGGAGTTTGACAGCGGACACAAGAGTAATGTCTTTCAG GCAAAGTTCCTACCCCATAGTGGGGACTCTACACTGGCCATGTGTGCCAGAGATGGTCAGATCCGAGTGGCAGAGCTGTCTGCCACACAGCGCTGCAAGAACACCAAGAGAGTGGCACAGCACAAGGGAGCGGCACACAAG TTGGCCTTGGAGCCAGATTCCCCTTGCTCCTTCCTGTCTGCGGGGGAGGATGCTGTTGTCTTCGGTATTGACCTTCGCCTTGACCGACCAGCCAC TAAGCTGGTTGTTGTGAAGGAAGGGGATAAGAAAGTTGGACTCTACACCATCTTTGTGAATCCAGCCAACACACACCACTTTGCTGTAGGTGGCAGAGACCAGTATGTCAG gaTATATGACCAGAGAAAgatcaatgaaaatgaaaataatggtgTGCTAAAGAAATTCTGTCCCTCCCACCTTGTGTCCAGTGAGACCAAGACCAATATCACCTGTCTGGTCTACAGCCACGATGGCACAG AGCTGTTAGCCAGCTACAATGATGAAGACATCTACCTGTTTGACTCCAGCCATAGCGATGGCGCGGACTACCGCAGGCGATACAAAGGCCACCGCAACAACGCTACAG TGAAGGGAGTGAATTTCTATGGCCCCAACAGCGAGTTTGTGGTGAGCGGCAGCGACTGCGGCCACATCTACCTGTGGGACAAGAACTCAGCCCGAATTGTCCAGTTCATGGAGGGGGACAAAGGAGGAGTG GTGAACTGTCTGGAACCCCACCCTCACCTGCCTGTCTTGGCCACCAGTGGCCTGGATCATGATGTGAAGCTCTGGGCCCCCACTGCAGAGGCCCCAACTGGACTTAAGGGCCTGAAAGAG ttgatgaagaaaaacaaacgtgAGCGTGACGAAGACAGCATGCGGCATGGCGATCAGTACGACACACAACTGCTCTGGTTCCTCATGAGACACATGCGACACAGGAGGCCACAGAGG GCTCGCCGTGGGGAGGCCGGGGACGGGGACACAGACGAGTCATGGAGTTCAGCGGACTCCTCAGAAGAAGAGGACATGGGCCCCGATCACGTGCAGTGCATGTCCTCCTGA